A genome region from Chitinophagales bacterium includes the following:
- a CDS encoding MarR family transcriptional regulator has product MSNQDSILCHIEPKPEHFGRLVGITYRFMAEQLLEVVKEKGFPNFSMQYVAILMNVGAQGVTINQLAEKIQITKQAVSKMAKDLEKFGYVELKKNPNDNRSVLITLSKQGVALIELLKKQQTKFIGELIKTWGETKTHTFLEDMHFIMRLLIQKKQQKAK; this is encoded by the coding sequence ATGAGCAATCAGGATTCCATTCTATGCCATATTGAACCCAAGCCTGAACATTTTGGAAGGCTTGTGGGCATTACCTACCGTTTTATGGCGGAGCAGCTGCTGGAAGTGGTAAAAGAAAAGGGCTTCCCTAACTTTTCTATGCAGTATGTGGCAATTCTTATGAATGTTGGCGCTCAAGGCGTTACCATTAACCAACTGGCTGAAAAAATTCAAATTACCAAACAGGCTGTAAGCAAAATGGCTAAAGACTTAGAGAAGTTTGGCTATGTTGAACTTAAAAAGAACCCAAACGATAATCGCTCCGTGTTAATTACACTTTCTAAGCAAGGTGTTGCTTTAATTGAGTTGCTTAAAAAACAGCAAACTAAATTTATTGGTGAATTGATAAAAACTTGGGGCGAAACCAAAACACATACCTTCTTAGAAGATATGCACTTTATTATGCGTTTGCTCATTCAAAAGAAACAGCAAAAAGCAAAATAA
- a CDS encoding HlyD family secretion protein, whose product MEKKKIIQTVVLGAIVLGGGMWGYQKVMHHLHYETTDNAQVETKVTPVLSRIAGYVDSVAIDDYATVTKGERLVVIDKREYEIAVIQAEADLLQSRADYENAQAGYGNALQNVKVADTNIELAKVRANKAASDYERDKKLFQDQSITQKQIDDSKANFDIQQKSVSTAVEQAKLANSSLRVYEAQIRKTEALLKVKEAAVENAKLRLSYTSITAPESGKIGKCNVQPGQYIQPGQPLFSIVNSHDFWVIANFKETQIEKMQIGQEVDIKLDAYPSKKITGKIASLSEATGAKFSLLPPDNASGNFIKVTQRVPVRINIVDVDALKEILKAGLSAEIEVKVN is encoded by the coding sequence GTGGAAAAGAAAAAAATTATTCAAACCGTTGTATTGGGTGCCATTGTATTGGGAGGAGGCATGTGGGGCTATCAAAAAGTAATGCACCATCTGCACTACGAAACTACCGATAATGCACAAGTAGAAACAAAAGTTACGCCAGTATTGTCCAGAATTGCGGGCTATGTAGATTCGGTAGCTATAGATGATTATGCAACTGTAACTAAGGGAGAAAGGCTGGTAGTTATAGACAAAAGGGAATACGAAATTGCGGTAATACAAGCAGAGGCAGATTTACTGCAATCGCGGGCCGATTACGAGAATGCACAAGCCGGATATGGCAATGCACTTCAAAATGTAAAAGTAGCCGATACCAATATTGAGTTAGCAAAAGTAAGAGCCAATAAAGCAGCAAGCGATTACGAGCGCGACAAAAAATTATTTCAAGACCAGAGTATTACCCAAAAGCAAATAGACGATTCAAAGGCAAACTTTGATATACAGCAAAAATCGGTTTCAACTGCAGTGGAGCAGGCAAAACTTGCCAATTCTTCATTGCGTGTGTACGAAGCTCAAATTCGCAAAACCGAAGCCTTACTAAAGGTGAAAGAAGCTGCAGTAGAGAATGCAAAGTTGCGTTTGTCGTACACTTCTATTACAGCGCCCGAAAGTGGAAAAATAGGCAAATGCAATGTGCAGCCCGGGCAATATATACAGCCGGGTCAGCCGTTGTTTTCCATTGTAAACAGTCATGATTTTTGGGTAATTGCCAATTTTAAGGAAACCCAAATAGAAAAGATGCAAATTGGCCAGGAGGTAGATATTAAGCTAGATGCCTATCCTTCCAAAAAAATTACAGGAAAAATTGCATCGCTTTCCGAAGCCACCGGAGCCAAGTTTTCTTTATTGCCGCCCGATAATGCTTCGGGTAACTTCATAAAGGTTACACAGCGCGTGCCGGTGCGTATAAACATTGTAGATGTAGATGCACTAAAGGAAATCCTTAAAGCCGGATTGAGTGCAGAAATTGAAGTAAAAGTGAATTAG
- a CDS encoding DHA2 family efflux MFS transporter permease subunit: MSFGKIIIVLTVITAAIMEMIDTTIVNVALYHVSGSLGASVEDASWVITAYAIANVIVIPLTGFFQKYFGRKNYFVGSIILFTVASFFCGTSTNLWELVFFRFLQGIGGGALLSVSQGILFDTFSVEQRPIASALFGMGIVMGPTLGPTLGGVIVDNFHWGWIFFVNVPIGIAAALLSIFFLEKSESEKNIDRKAISVDYIGLVLLCIGIGSLQYVLERGQEEDWFESRTILYLFFTMAIGLLAFVFWELKQEHPIVDLRVLKNRNLAVTTFFTFVVGFGLFTSVYAYPLMVQRVAGYTTTLTGISLITGSLVSIVIMPVVGRMMTKGISPSLFVFIGMMAYVLFSFIMSLQSADTPYYSYMIILMLRGVGMSMLMVPLTNQAVVDLKPSEFPAGISMINMIRQIGGSVGIAITNTWIAHRFAMHRNDLVTNISTDNPVYNTISDGITKNLLSQGVNALNAPSAALKMIEMNVTKQAYLLSYLDTFFLVGVFFVAVLPLIVLLKNKSISQEQAAKVAEESH; the protein is encoded by the coding sequence ATGAGTTTTGGGAAAATAATTATTGTACTTACCGTAATTACGGCAGCTATCATGGAAATGATAGACACCACTATTGTAAACGTGGCATTGTACCATGTAAGTGGTAGCTTGGGTGCTTCTGTAGAAGATGCTTCGTGGGTAATTACGGCTTACGCCATTGCCAATGTAATTGTAATTCCACTTACAGGATTTTTTCAAAAATACTTTGGGCGAAAAAACTATTTCGTTGGCTCTATTATACTTTTTACGGTGGCTTCATTTTTTTGCGGCACCAGTACTAATTTATGGGAGTTGGTGTTTTTTCGTTTTCTGCAAGGAATTGGAGGTGGCGCATTGCTTTCTGTTTCGCAAGGAATACTGTTCGATACATTTTCGGTAGAGCAGCGACCCATAGCCTCGGCACTGTTTGGAATGGGAATAGTAATGGGGCCAACCTTAGGCCCTACTTTGGGTGGAGTAATTGTAGATAATTTTCATTGGGGCTGGATATTTTTTGTGAATGTGCCAATTGGCATTGCAGCTGCATTGCTCTCTATTTTCTTCTTAGAAAAAAGTGAGTCGGAAAAGAATATAGATCGCAAAGCCATAAGCGTAGATTATATTGGGTTGGTATTGCTCTGTATTGGTATTGGCAGTTTGCAATATGTATTGGAGCGTGGGCAAGAAGAAGATTGGTTCGAAAGTAGAACCATACTGTATTTGTTTTTTACAATGGCAATTGGCTTGCTTGCATTTGTTTTTTGGGAATTGAAGCAAGAGCACCCAATTGTAGATTTAAGAGTGCTTAAAAATAGAAACCTTGCAGTTACAACCTTCTTTACGTTTGTTGTTGGGTTTGGCTTGTTTACCTCTGTTTATGCATATCCGCTCATGGTGCAAAGAGTGGCCGGATACACCACTACGCTCACAGGTATTTCGCTTATTACAGGCTCGCTTGTTTCTATTGTAATAATGCCGGTGGTGGGTAGAATGATGACCAAAGGCATTTCGCCAAGTTTATTTGTATTTATTGGTATGATGGCTTATGTGCTGTTTAGTTTTATCATGAGTTTGCAATCTGCCGATACGCCTTATTATTCGTATATGATAATTCTTATGCTGCGTGGTGTTGGCATGTCTATGTTGATGGTTCCACTTACCAATCAGGCAGTAGTAGATTTAAAACCATCGGAGTTTCCGGCAGGTATTTCTATGATAAATATGATTAGGCAAATTGGCGGATCGGTAGGTATAGCCATTACCAATACATGGATTGCGCACCGCTTTGCCATGCACCGAAACGATTTGGTTACCAATATATCAACCGATAATCCGGTGTATAATACCATATCCGATGGCATTACAAAAAACTTGCTTTCGCAGGGTGTTAATGCGTTGAATGCTCCAAGTGCAGCACTAAAAATGATAGAAATGAATGTTACTAAACAGGCGTATTTGCTTTCGTATTTAGATACCTTTTTTCTGGTAGGCGTATTTTTCGTTGCCGTATTGCCGCTAATAGTTTTACTAAAAAATAAATCAATATCTCAGGAGCAGGCTGCAAAAGTTGCCGAAGAGAGCCATTAA
- a CDS encoding TolC family protein — translation MKKYSSLFMFMMLVCLGNAQTLNELIGSAVTNYPKIKELKGNVALADAKIQLAKSGYQPNIAINGSYNYVAPVSKANFLGNEIQFQPNHNYNTYLSVNQTIWDFGRTNASVQRAKEEQAQVKENLKASELGLAYQVAVLYNNIVLLQKNIALQDAQIKLAYDNYKLVENKIKNGDALSYDLVNADVRVKVAENKKVDLLNQLEKQLNLLKFYTGNEQAQVTATSFESGKDAASNATSGNMDIALANSRLHAAQVDYKTSISNFLPNLFANGNAGWKNTYLPNIKEMRFNYVVGAGLNIPIYDAGKALAQRKMAKLAIETAKQNLLYAQQAANKDVLQAQADFNANQTRLQNTAAIVKQAEAAFNLAQSRYKNGTLTWLDLENARISAEDARFSLIQLEYQLALNKLEMNRIAGVRFWEGQ, via the coding sequence ATGAAAAAGTATAGTTCACTCTTTATGTTCATGATGCTTGTCTGCTTAGGCAATGCGCAAACCTTAAACGAGCTTATAGGAAGTGCAGTAACCAACTATCCTAAAATAAAAGAATTGAAGGGAAATGTAGCATTGGCAGATGCTAAAATACAATTGGCAAAGAGCGGCTACCAGCCTAATATCGCTATCAACGGAAGTTACAACTATGTGGCTCCGGTGAGCAAGGCAAATTTTTTGGGAAACGAAATTCAATTTCAACCTAATCATAATTACAATACCTACTTATCTGTAAACCAAACTATTTGGGATTTTGGACGAACCAATGCCAGTGTGCAAAGAGCAAAAGAAGAGCAAGCACAAGTTAAAGAAAATCTCAAAGCAAGCGAGCTGGGTTTGGCATACCAAGTTGCAGTATTGTATAATAATATAGTGCTGCTGCAAAAGAATATTGCATTGCAAGATGCCCAAATAAAATTGGCATACGACAACTATAAACTGGTAGAAAATAAAATAAAAAACGGAGATGCGCTTAGCTACGATTTAGTGAATGCCGATGTGCGCGTAAAGGTTGCAGAAAACAAAAAGGTGGATTTACTGAACCAATTAGAAAAGCAGCTGAATCTATTGAAATTCTATACAGGCAATGAACAAGCGCAAGTAACCGCAACTTCATTTGAATCGGGGAAAGATGCAGCAAGCAATGCCACTTCCGGAAACATGGATATAGCATTGGCAAATAGCAGACTACATGCCGCGCAGGTAGATTACAAAACTTCTATTTCTAATTTTTTGCCCAACCTTTTTGCCAACGGAAATGCCGGTTGGAAAAATACCTACCTGCCCAATATAAAAGAGATGCGCTTTAACTATGTTGTAGGCGCAGGCTTAAATATTCCCATTTATGATGCAGGCAAAGCACTGGCGCAGCGCAAAATGGCAAAACTTGCCATAGAAACGGCAAAGCAAAATTTACTGTATGCACAGCAAGCTGCCAACAAAGATGTGCTGCAGGCACAGGCCGATTTTAATGCTAACCAAACGCGCCTTCAAAATACCGCTGCTATTGTAAAGCAAGCCGAAGCTGCTTTCAACTTGGCTCAGTCGCGCTACAAAAACGGAACTCTCACCTGGCTCGATTTAGAAAATGCACGCATTAGTGCCGAAGATGCACGCTTTTCGCTTATTCAGCTAGAATACCAACTGGCATTGAATAAATTAGAAATGAACCGTATTGCCGGAGTGCGCTTTTGGGAAGGGCAGTAG
- a CDS encoding MFS transporter produces MPKKKISPLLAVFITVFIDMLGVGIIIPIFAPLIIRNEHGMIAPEITEAQRNVIYGVLAASFAAAQFFGAPILGALADKKGRKRILQISIAGTFIGYVCFAIAIHFKLLWLLFIARILPGFMGGNIAIVLAALADISEPKDRAKNFGLVGTAFGLGFILGPFIGGVLAAPNAWFPWFNFATPLWFTAFLSVVNFYYVAKQFPETFKPASNRHVSLWLGIQNLKRAFQLKEMRVILLTIFFQTFGFSFFMQFFQVYLIKQFDFSQKDIGMLFGYIGIWIAFTQGVVTRFLASRLAPPSVLRISLLMMASALVLIVFPNQWKWQLLIQPFIALAQGITQPNITSIVSQLSSKETQGEILGIQQSVQSVAFALPPLIAGVLVSYNAALPILAASLFALIAWLIFVIGFQKKNSGNTSAV; encoded by the coding sequence ATGCCTAAAAAAAAGATATCGCCTCTTTTAGCTGTATTTATTACCGTTTTTATAGATATGCTGGGTGTGGGAATCATTATTCCAATTTTTGCACCACTTATTATTAGAAACGAACATGGCATGATTGCGCCAGAAATTACAGAGGCGCAGCGCAATGTTATCTATGGTGTATTGGCAGCTTCCTTTGCTGCAGCTCAGTTTTTTGGCGCACCAATTTTAGGTGCACTTGCCGATAAAAAAGGCAGAAAACGTATTTTACAAATAAGCATTGCCGGCACTTTTATTGGTTATGTATGCTTTGCAATAGCTATTCATTTTAAGTTGCTGTGGCTGCTGTTTATTGCGCGTATTTTACCCGGCTTTATGGGCGGCAATATTGCCATTGTATTGGCTGCACTCGCAGATATTAGCGAACCAAAAGACCGTGCTAAAAACTTTGGCTTAGTTGGCACTGCATTCGGCTTAGGTTTTATCTTAGGTCCATTTATTGGCGGTGTGCTGGCAGCACCCAATGCCTGGTTCCCATGGTTCAATTTTGCTACGCCACTTTGGTTTACTGCATTTCTTTCGGTAGTAAATTTTTACTATGTGGCTAAGCAATTCCCCGAAACATTTAAACCAGCAAGCAACCGCCATGTGAGCTTATGGTTGGGCATACAAAATTTAAAACGTGCATTCCAACTAAAAGAAATGCGCGTTATTTTACTCACCATCTTCTTTCAAACTTTTGGCTTTAGTTTCTTTATGCAATTCTTTCAGGTTTATCTGATTAAGCAATTCGACTTTTCGCAAAAAGATATTGGAATGCTCTTTGGGTATATTGGCATTTGGATTGCCTTTACACAAGGTGTGGTTACTCGTTTTTTAGCATCGAGATTGGCTCCGCCAAGCGTGCTGCGCATAAGTTTACTAATGATGGCGAGCGCTTTGGTTCTAATTGTTTTCCCTAACCAATGGAAATGGCAATTGCTTATTCAACCATTTATTGCATTGGCACAGGGTATTACGCAACCCAACATTACAAGTATTGTTTCGCAGCTTAGTTCTAAAGAAACACAGGGCGAAATTCTAGGTATTCAGCAATCGGTACAGAGTGTGGCGTTTGCCTTGCCTCCACTTATAGCAGGTGTTTTAGTTAGCTATAACGCGGCACTTCCTATTTTGGCTGCTAGCCTTTTTGCGCTTATAGCGTGGCTGATTTTTGTAATAGGTTTCCAGAAAAAAAATAGTGGGAATACATCGGCTGTGTAG
- the rpmA gene encoding 50S ribosomal protein L27 — translation MAHKKGEGKVKNGRESHSKRLGIKIFGGDVAAPGNIIVRQRGTAYHPGKGVDIGKDHTIFAITEGVVTFKKGKNDRRFVHVLPVVAEA, via the coding sequence ATGGCTCATAAGAAAGGTGAAGGTAAGGTAAAGAACGGAAGAGAATCGCATAGCAAACGCTTGGGAATTAAAATCTTTGGTGGTGATGTTGCCGCTCCCGGAAATATTATTGTAAGACAAAGAGGCACCGCTTACCACCCGGGAAAAGGTGTTGATATTGGAAAAGATCACACTATTTTTGCTATTACCGAAGGTGTAGTAACCTTTAAAAAGGGTAAAAACGATAGAAGATTTGTACACGTGCTTCCGGTAGTTGCCGAAGCATAA
- the rplU gene encoding 50S ribosomal protein L21: MYAIVEIQGQQFKVEAGKKVYVHRLEGKEGDSVSFDKVLLTQNGSNVSVGAPTVNGVKVNAKILSHVKDDKVTIFKKKRRKGYKLTKGHRQSLTQISIESIG; encoded by the coding sequence ATGTACGCAATAGTTGAAATTCAGGGACAACAATTTAAAGTAGAAGCCGGTAAAAAGGTTTATGTGCACCGCTTAGAAGGAAAAGAGGGCGATAGCGTTTCTTTTGACAAAGTGTTGCTAACCCAAAATGGCTCAAATGTTTCTGTTGGTGCTCCAACCGTAAACGGAGTAAAAGTAAATGCTAAGATTCTTAGCCATGTAAAAGATGACAAAGTAACCATTTTTAAGAAAAAACGCAGAAAAGGCTACAAACTCACTAAAGGTCATCGCCAGTCGCTTACTCAAATTTCAATTGAAAGCATAGGATAA